From Deferrisoma camini S3R1, the proteins below share one genomic window:
- a CDS encoding response regulator, with protein MLLIDTDPDILNLLDYVFRSEGFGTICCTDPGEAVRHVLQGGVDCAVVDLHHARTPESLGFLSAVRSSPLAKGVPVLVTSATLNAETVKQALTLGARRFIPKPFYPSEILSEVRAAVSQAA; from the coding sequence GTGTTACTGATCGACACCGACCCGGACATTCTGAACCTCTTGGACTACGTGTTCCGCAGCGAGGGGTTCGGCACGATCTGCTGCACCGATCCGGGTGAGGCGGTCCGGCATGTGCTCCAAGGGGGGGTGGACTGCGCGGTGGTGGACCTGCACCACGCACGCACGCCGGAGAGCCTGGGGTTCCTGTCGGCGGTGCGGTCGTCGCCCCTGGCGAAGGGGGTCCCGGTGCTCGTCACCTCGGCGACCCTGAATGCGGAAACCGTCAAGCAAGCCCTCACGCTCGGGGCCCGGAGGTTCATTCCGAAGCCGTTCTATCCTTCGGAGATCCTGAGCGAGGTCCGGGCCGCCGTAAGCCAGGCGGCCTAA
- a CDS encoding GspE/PulE family protein, with protein sequence MSRPQQRLGELLVERGLLERADLERALETQKATGRPLGEVLLEQGLLDEQAVRWALAEQMDLPLVHPDPAALDPDALALVPPDLCRRYGVLPLYRIPEEEEAGAPLVVAAADPSDRAALADLERRLGMPLRVVAALREEIEEALERLHGPGGPMDTGVREVGVCEGCEDEVLSDPTGTALLRRLLEAVVAEGRGGLHLRLVEGELRAEDLEGGVLFRGGATWHTILVDRLRQLAGLDSRVRGVLQRGRFTFGVDPAEARLFRLSILRGVGGEEAQARLVLPEGPPRSLEALGLRSAQQRELRAALERPGLVWVTSPSEEGAASTLFALLAEIPGRGRTVTIEDEVFYRAPEVLQVETLNLTPAGRRQVLAELRHLEFSRIVVDRIGPGGLGPLLSLAVRGRWVLAASPEASLAEALADLAARARDLPLFGLRAVVHQRLVPLLCPGCRVECSLGTAEREALHRWLPGDLPLFQEGDGCDRCGGKGVTGRRAFFEVLPVDAGVRDALYRVSWGEGRVDDVAARVRPGLAEQVAAAVAAGEVSLAEMWDVM encoded by the coding sequence ATGTCCCGTCCGCAGCAACGGCTCGGGGAGCTCCTGGTGGAGCGGGGCCTGCTGGAGCGGGCCGATCTGGAGCGGGCCCTGGAGACCCAGAAGGCCACCGGCCGGCCGCTCGGAGAGGTCCTGTTGGAACAAGGGCTCCTGGACGAGCAGGCGGTGCGGTGGGCCCTGGCCGAGCAGATGGACCTGCCGCTGGTCCATCCGGATCCCGCGGCCTTGGACCCGGACGCCCTGGCCCTGGTGCCCCCGGACCTGTGCCGCCGCTATGGGGTGCTGCCCCTGTACCGGATCCCGGAAGAGGAGGAGGCCGGCGCGCCCCTGGTGGTGGCGGCGGCCGATCCCTCCGATCGGGCCGCGCTGGCCGACCTGGAGCGCCGGCTGGGGATGCCGCTGCGGGTGGTGGCCGCCCTGCGGGAGGAGATCGAGGAGGCCTTGGAGCGGCTCCACGGCCCGGGCGGCCCCATGGACACGGGGGTCCGGGAGGTGGGGGTGTGCGAGGGGTGCGAGGACGAGGTGCTCTCCGACCCCACGGGCACCGCCCTGTTGCGCCGGCTGCTCGAGGCGGTGGTCGCCGAGGGGCGGGGCGGGCTCCATCTGCGGCTGGTGGAGGGGGAGCTTCGGGCCGAGGACCTGGAGGGAGGGGTGCTGTTTCGCGGGGGGGCCACTTGGCATACGATTCTCGTGGATCGGCTTCGCCAGCTCGCCGGGCTCGACTCCCGGGTGCGGGGGGTGCTCCAGCGGGGTCGGTTCACCTTCGGGGTCGATCCGGCCGAGGCTCGCCTGTTTCGGTTGTCGATCCTGAGGGGGGTGGGCGGCGAGGAGGCCCAGGCCCGCCTGGTGCTGCCCGAGGGACCCCCGCGCAGCCTGGAGGCCCTGGGGCTCCGATCGGCCCAGCAGCGGGAGCTGCGGGCGGCGCTCGAGCGGCCGGGGCTGGTGTGGGTCACGAGCCCCTCGGAGGAGGGGGCGGCCAGCACCCTGTTCGCCCTGCTGGCCGAGATCCCGGGCCGGGGCCGGACGGTCACGATCGAGGACGAGGTGTTCTACCGGGCGCCCGAGGTGCTCCAGGTGGAGACGCTCAACCTTACCCCGGCCGGCCGGCGCCAGGTGCTGGCCGAGTTGCGCCATCTGGAGTTCAGCCGCATCGTGGTGGACCGGATCGGCCCGGGCGGCCTGGGCCCCCTGCTCTCCCTGGCCGTGAGGGGACGATGGGTGCTGGCCGCCTCACCCGAGGCGAGCCTGGCCGAGGCGTTGGCCGACCTGGCCGCGCGGGCCCGCGACCTGCCCCTGTTCGGGCTCCGGGCCGTGGTGCACCAGCGGCTGGTACCCCTGCTGTGTCCCGGCTGCCGGGTGGAGTGCTCCCTGGGAACGGCCGAGCGCGAGGCGCTCCACCGGTGGCTCCCGGGCGACCTCCCCCTGTTCCAGGAGGGGGACGGGTGCGATCGGTGCGGGGGGAAAGGGGTGACGGGACGCCGGGCGTTCTTCGAGGTGCTGCCCGTGGACGCGGGGGTGCGCGACGCGCTGTACCGGGTATCGTGGGGCGAGGGGAGGGTGGACGACGTGGCCGCCCGGGTCCGCCCGGGCCTGGCGGAACAGGTGGCCGCGGCCGTGGCCGCAGGGGAGGTGAGCCTGGCGGAGATGTGGGACGTGATGTAG
- a CDS encoding NfeD family protein — MSVRILFALMVVFALPAGAGRAAVVPLVEVEGPIGPVAAEYVEDALARVDPLRSPAVILRIDTPGGLDASMRRIVRAVLRSPVPVVAWVGPAGARAASAGLFIVAAAHVAAMAPSTNLGAAHPVAIGGGDGGGTLAKKAEEDAAAYLRSLARQRGRDPQWFEEAVRESRSLAAQEALGRGVVDVLAPSVDALLADLDGRRVRFGTAEVELRLKGARVEPVPMGLRHRILRVLSDPNVAYLLLLLGFYGLFFELANPGSIFPGVLGGLCLILAFVGLQTLPFRYGGVLLILLGLVLLILEVKITSFGLLTVGGVVCLVLGSLMLFKSNAAYYRVSWSVMVPAVAGTVAFFAFAVGKGLAAQKIRRLGGQEGLVGERGEAVEPLGPDRVGRVFVHGEYWNARSSEPVEPGSPVEVIGIKGLTLTVRPVPRTEDKGR; from the coding sequence ATGTCCGTTCGGATCCTCTTTGCGCTGATGGTCGTCTTCGCCCTGCCCGCCGGGGCCGGCCGGGCCGCGGTGGTGCCCCTGGTGGAGGTGGAGGGGCCCATCGGACCCGTGGCGGCCGAGTACGTGGAGGACGCCCTGGCCCGGGTGGACCCGCTGCGGTCGCCGGCCGTGATCCTCCGGATCGACACCCCGGGAGGTCTGGACGCCTCGATGCGGCGGATCGTTCGGGCGGTGCTGCGCAGCCCGGTGCCGGTGGTGGCCTGGGTGGGGCCGGCGGGAGCCCGGGCTGCGAGCGCCGGGCTGTTCATCGTGGCCGCGGCCCACGTGGCGGCCATGGCGCCGAGCACGAACCTGGGGGCGGCCCACCCGGTGGCCATCGGGGGGGGCGACGGCGGGGGGACCCTGGCCAAGAAGGCCGAGGAGGACGCGGCCGCCTATCTGCGGTCCCTGGCCCGCCAGCGGGGGCGGGACCCCCAGTGGTTCGAGGAGGCGGTTCGGGAGAGCCGAAGCCTGGCCGCGCAGGAGGCGTTGGGTCGCGGCGTGGTGGACGTGTTGGCCCCCTCTGTGGACGCCCTTCTGGCCGACCTCGACGGCCGCAGGGTCCGGTTTGGAACGGCCGAGGTCGAACTCCGGTTGAAGGGAGCCCGGGTCGAGCCGGTGCCCATGGGGCTTCGCCACCGGATCCTGCGGGTGCTGTCCGACCCCAACGTGGCCTATCTGCTGTTGTTGCTGGGGTTCTACGGCCTCTTCTTCGAACTGGCCAACCCGGGCAGCATTTTCCCGGGGGTACTCGGAGGGCTGTGCCTCATCCTGGCCTTCGTGGGCCTCCAGACCCTGCCGTTCCGCTACGGGGGGGTGCTGCTGATCCTGCTGGGGCTGGTGCTCCTGATCCTGGAGGTGAAGATCACCTCGTTCGGGCTCCTCACCGTGGGCGGAGTGGTGTGCCTGGTGCTGGGGAGCCTGATGCTGTTCAAGTCCAACGCCGCGTACTACCGGGTGAGCTGGTCCGTGATGGTGCCCGCGGTGGCCGGGACCGTGGCGTTCTTCGCGTTCGCGGTCGGTAAGGGGCTGGCCGCCCAGAAGATCCGGCGCCTGGGGGGGCAGGAGGGGCTGGTGGGCGAGAGGGGCGAGGCCGTGGAGCCGTTGGGGCCGGATCGGGTGGGTCGGGTGTTCGTGCACGGGGAGTACTGGAACGCCCGGAGCTCCGAGCCGGTGGAGCCGGGGTCGCCGGTGGAGGTGATCGGGATCAAGGGGCTCACCCTCACGGTGCGGCCGGTTCCGAGGACCGAAGACAAGGGGCGGTGA
- a CDS encoding 1,4-dihydroxy-6-naphthoate synthase, with product MSVIRLGLSPCPNDTFLFYALVHGRVDTEGLRFEPVLEDVETLNAWALDGRLPMSKVSYGVVGELAARYWCLRSGGALGWGCGPLVVAREPRPLDELLAGPVAVPGLRTTAYRLLELRAGRAVEAVPMVFHEVMPAVARGEVTCGVVIHEGRFTFERFGLVGVEDLGAWWEERFRVPVPLGGIVLRRDAGVDPGRVQRVLRRSVAYALERPDEPMAYVRAHAQEMDEAVMRRHIELYVNRFSLDLGEEGCRAVRTLLHRGKVGETFPRWEGPLFPPEELPGA from the coding sequence ATGTCCGTGATCCGTCTCGGCCTTTCCCCCTGCCCCAACGACACGTTCCTGTTCTACGCCCTGGTCCACGGCCGGGTGGACACCGAGGGCCTGCGGTTCGAGCCGGTGCTCGAGGACGTGGAGACCCTGAACGCCTGGGCCCTGGACGGCCGGCTCCCCATGTCGAAGGTGAGCTACGGCGTGGTCGGGGAGTTGGCGGCCCGCTACTGGTGCCTACGGTCGGGGGGCGCCCTGGGCTGGGGATGCGGCCCCCTGGTAGTGGCCCGGGAGCCGCGGCCCCTGGACGAATTGCTGGCGGGACCGGTGGCCGTGCCCGGGCTCCGGACCACCGCCTACCGGCTGCTGGAGCTGCGCGCGGGCCGGGCCGTGGAGGCGGTGCCCATGGTGTTCCACGAGGTCATGCCGGCGGTGGCCCGGGGCGAGGTGACCTGCGGGGTGGTGATCCACGAGGGCCGGTTCACCTTCGAGCGGTTCGGTTTGGTGGGGGTCGAGGACCTGGGGGCGTGGTGGGAGGAGCGGTTCCGGGTGCCGGTGCCGTTGGGAGGGATCGTCCTGCGGCGCGACGCCGGGGTAGACCCGGGCCGGGTGCAGCGGGTGCTGCGGCGAAGCGTGGCCTACGCCCTGGAACGACCGGACGAGCCCATGGCATACGTGCGGGCCCACGCCCAGGAGATGGACGAGGCGGTGATGCGCCGCCACATCGAGCTGTACGTGAACCGGTTCAGCCTGGATTTGGGGGAGGAAGGGTGCCGGGCCGTCAGAACCCTGCTCCACCGGGGAAAGGTGGGGGAAACCTTTCCCCGGTGGGAAGGGCCGCTCTTCCCCCCGGAAGAGCTTCCGGGAGCTTAG
- a CDS encoding helix-turn-helix domain-containing protein, which produces MARPLRVEFPGAVHLVTGKALPRRKLFRSEDDALALAARLPDLVDAYGVRVHAYCLLPDHYHLLVETPRANLSQAIHRWNGFVAARRRGDGPVLRGRYRAVLVDPDEWLVPLSVHVHLNPVRKGLAAAPGAYGPSSAGAYLNGDPGPVTTDRVLALAGGTEAYQALLERETRRPSPPPWDRVWKQVVLGGEGLRDRVRELVEGRDLREAAGFGRPDPVADLDAVIGRVAEYTGLTPEQVVRGKYQRVLARKVALYLARRYTGLTLRDIGRAFGLDYTSVHMSVRRTEERRRRDPALDAMIRDLEAGFVASRPEPAPAAPPRERRPRRRARKRDGGREQLKLF; this is translated from the coding sequence ATGGCACGACCGCTTCGCGTGGAGTTCCCGGGGGCCGTCCATCTGGTGACCGGAAAGGCCCTGCCCCGGCGGAAGCTGTTCCGGTCCGAGGACGACGCCCTGGCGCTGGCCGCCCGGCTCCCGGACCTGGTGGACGCCTACGGGGTGCGGGTACACGCCTACTGCCTGCTGCCGGACCACTACCACCTGCTGGTGGAGACCCCCCGGGCGAACCTCTCCCAGGCGATCCATCGGTGGAACGGGTTCGTGGCCGCCCGCAGGCGGGGGGACGGCCCCGTTTTGCGGGGCCGCTACCGGGCGGTGTTGGTCGACCCGGACGAGTGGCTGGTGCCGTTGTCGGTCCACGTCCACCTGAACCCCGTGCGCAAGGGGCTCGCGGCCGCGCCCGGGGCCTACGGGCCGTCCAGCGCGGGGGCGTACCTGAACGGGGACCCTGGGCCGGTCACCACGGATCGCGTCCTGGCGCTCGCCGGCGGAACGGAGGCGTACCAGGCGCTCCTCGAACGCGAGACCCGGCGGCCGTCGCCCCCTCCCTGGGACCGGGTATGGAAGCAGGTGGTGCTGGGGGGCGAGGGCCTGCGGGACCGGGTGCGGGAGCTGGTGGAGGGCCGGGATCTGCGGGAGGCAGCCGGGTTCGGCCGGCCCGATCCGGTGGCCGACCTGGACGCCGTGATCGGTCGGGTGGCCGAGTACACCGGGCTCACCCCCGAGCAGGTGGTCCGGGGCAAGTACCAACGGGTGTTGGCCCGCAAGGTCGCCCTGTATCTCGCCCGCCGGTACACGGGCCTCACCCTTCGGGACATCGGCCGGGCGTTCGGCCTCGACTACACCTCGGTGCACATGTCCGTGCGCCGCACCGAGGAGCGCCGTCGCCGGGACCCGGCCCTGGACGCGATGATCCGCGACCTGGAGGCCGGGTTCGTGGCCTCCAGGCCGGAGCCGGCCCCCGCCGCCCCGCCCCGGGAGAGGCGGCCCCGCCGCCGGGCCCGGAAGAGGGACGGCGGCCGAGAGCAGCTCAAGCTCTTCTGA
- a CDS encoding slipin family protein yields MPSILLFLPVFILVLLVFLVSAIRILREYERAVVFRLGRAIGVKGPGLILLIPFVDRMVKVSLRTVAHDVPAQDVITADNVSVKVNAVVYFRVIDPMRAIVEVEDYLYATSQLAQTTLRSVSGEAQMDELLSHREKINQKLQEILDRHTDPWGVKVSTVELKHIDLPTEMQRAMARQAEAERERRAKIIAAEGEFQAAEKLTAAARTIGTEPTAIQLRFLQTLLEVSASSGAKTVVFPLPVDLLKAFADRAAEER; encoded by the coding sequence ATGCCCAGCATCCTTTTGTTCCTTCCGGTGTTCATCCTCGTGCTGCTGGTTTTCCTGGTCTCGGCCATCCGGATCCTTCGGGAGTACGAGCGGGCCGTGGTCTTCCGGCTCGGCCGAGCCATCGGGGTGAAAGGGCCGGGGCTCATTCTGCTCATCCCGTTCGTGGACCGGATGGTCAAGGTGAGCCTGCGCACCGTGGCCCACGACGTGCCTGCCCAGGACGTGATCACGGCCGACAACGTGTCGGTCAAGGTGAACGCGGTGGTGTACTTCCGGGTCATCGATCCGATGAGGGCGATCGTGGAGGTGGAGGACTACCTGTACGCCACGAGCCAGCTCGCACAGACCACGCTCCGGAGCGTGTCGGGGGAGGCCCAGATGGACGAGCTCCTGTCCCACCGGGAGAAGATCAACCAGAAGCTCCAGGAGATCCTGGACCGGCACACCGATCCCTGGGGGGTGAAGGTCTCGACCGTGGAGCTCAAGCACATCGACCTGCCCACCGAGATGCAGCGGGCCATGGCCCGCCAGGCCGAGGCCGAGCGGGAGCGGCGCGCCAAGATCATCGCGGCCGAGGGCGAGTTCCAGGCCGCCGAGAAGCTCACGGCCGCGGCCCGCACCATCGGGACGGAGCCCACGGCGATCCAGCTGCGGTTCCTCCAGACTCTGCTCGAGGTCAGCGCCTCCAGCGGCGCCAAGACCGTGGTGTTCCCCCTGCCGGTGGACCTCCTGAAGGCCTTTGCCGATCGGGCGGCGGAGGAGCGGTGA